One window from the genome of Bradyrhizobium xenonodulans encodes:
- a CDS encoding ABC transporter permease produces the protein MEEPLANRRVVTIALLLAPMILLLVIFLIMPTLGLLRASFLPGSHLLDGGGFSLNQYIRFFSDSYYSSVLFETFVDGIIVSLICLGIGFPTGYSLARLPPLARRWRTIIVIMPLTLSLVVIVFGWLIILGRNGVVNSLLVSLGVSSSPKQLLFSRPAVLTVLVQQFLPFMILSVMGVVAQIDPVLEHAAANLRANRFATFRKVVIPLAIPGILAGFNLVFVLSISAFITPRLIGGSRVAMLGSLIYERIMAELNWPSGAAMAFILFVSGLGVTAALNALAASRLISKGRRYAR, from the coding sequence ATGGAAGAGCCTCTTGCCAACCGCAGGGTCGTAACCATTGCGCTTCTGTTGGCGCCAATGATCTTGCTTCTCGTGATATTCTTGATCATGCCCACCCTTGGATTGCTGAGGGCGAGCTTTCTACCTGGCAGTCACCTTCTTGATGGAGGCGGCTTTAGCCTGAACCAATACATCCGGTTCTTTTCGGATTCCTATTATTCTTCAGTGCTGTTCGAGACCTTTGTCGACGGGATCATTGTCAGCTTGATTTGCTTGGGAATTGGATTCCCAACCGGTTACTCGCTAGCGCGGCTCCCGCCTCTCGCAAGACGGTGGCGCACCATCATCGTGATTATGCCGCTGACACTCAGTCTTGTGGTCATTGTATTTGGCTGGTTGATCATTCTTGGACGCAATGGAGTAGTCAATTCACTCCTTGTAAGTTTAGGCGTTTCTTCGTCGCCGAAACAACTTCTCTTTAGTCGGCCAGCGGTGTTAACTGTCCTGGTGCAGCAGTTCCTTCCATTCATGATTCTATCGGTCATGGGTGTGGTCGCTCAAATTGATCCAGTACTTGAACACGCGGCTGCAAATCTTCGTGCAAATCGGTTCGCCACCTTTCGCAAAGTTGTCATTCCGCTCGCGATTCCGGGGATACTTGCCGGCTTCAACCTCGTATTCGTGCTCTCGATCTCGGCGTTTATCACTCCCCGTCTCATCGGCGGAAGTCGCGTCGCCATGCTCGGTAGCCTGATCTATGAGCGCATCATGGCCGAACTGAATTGGCCCTCCGGCGCGGCAATGGCATTCATCCTGTTCGTGAGCGGTCTCGGTGTTACAGCGGCGCTGAATGCCCTCGCTGCGTCGCGTCTCATTTCGAAAGGGCGGCGCTATGCACGTTGA